From one Sulfurimonas sp. HSL-3221 genomic stretch:
- a CDS encoding 7TM diverse intracellular signaling domain-containing protein produces MKIFLLVLGILLSSQAFAIDVTEDVGTIDVLSQSQVFIDHSNKVAIDSIDRYEDEFTRNESNILQYGLAPGFTVWVKFELSNNSDVPVKKLLKYANPVTTNLTLFSENEARHEGLFHVADDRMTTTPVFQIVLPAHTQRTYYLKAYSLILPLTLGMALDDPQYYYKEEMRHQRNIALFFGGMAVLFLYNLFIFFFTRDVSYLYYIGFLLGAVLNQAHVTGYFYLLFPQTIITVIGIYGIPFIIALLVLTSALFVQTFINTRQYPLPHQIYKVLLYPVPFVALLFFTGKLAQLDLFYFLIVQLYTAFITLYAAIRRNRQAYFILAGQACIAVVYILVVLDSTGIYSIAKVFKYPAETGLLLEALIFSIALADRLRQLQKQKNRLNARLINQQRSEEIRLKYLIEQRTSELKKALEEKALLYKEIHHRVKNNMQLILSFLNLQGNMTQEKRVRDLLQVSQSRIKAMSHLHELLYMQENMTHIDAQTYFERIIADLKNVLQASGKDITVTYSIETTIPLQQAIYCGLILNELVSNSMKHAFDGNKGKIDISLKREGDLYTLIVKDNGKGNTARSSSTSLGLKIVDILVTLQLKGSIDTQSRKGVTHTIIWKSNE; encoded by the coding sequence ATGAAAATATTTCTCCTTGTACTTGGTATATTGTTGTCAAGCCAAGCTTTTGCGATCGATGTCACAGAAGATGTAGGAACGATTGACGTACTCTCTCAGAGTCAGGTTTTTATCGATCATTCCAATAAGGTGGCTATAGATAGCATTGATCGCTATGAAGATGAATTCACTAGGAATGAATCTAACATCCTCCAATACGGCTTAGCTCCTGGGTTCACGGTATGGGTAAAATTCGAACTCTCCAATAACTCAGATGTTCCTGTCAAAAAGTTGTTGAAATACGCCAATCCGGTCACGACTAATCTCACTCTTTTTAGCGAGAACGAGGCACGGCATGAAGGGCTCTTTCATGTCGCGGATGATCGGATGACGACTACCCCTGTCTTTCAGATTGTTTTGCCCGCTCACACGCAGCGTACATACTACCTGAAAGCCTACTCTCTCATCTTACCGTTGACCCTGGGAATGGCACTTGACGATCCGCAATACTATTACAAAGAAGAGATGCGGCATCAGCGCAACATCGCCCTCTTTTTCGGGGGGATGGCCGTACTATTTTTGTATAACCTGTTTATTTTCTTCTTTACCCGGGACGTAAGCTATTTATACTATATTGGCTTTTTACTCGGCGCAGTACTCAACCAGGCCCATGTTACCGGTTACTTCTATCTTCTTTTCCCGCAAACTATTATTACCGTTATAGGCATTTACGGCATACCGTTTATCATAGCCCTGCTGGTTTTGACCAGCGCGCTTTTTGTACAGACTTTTATCAATACCAGGCAGTATCCCTTGCCGCATCAGATCTATAAAGTATTGCTGTACCCGGTGCCGTTCGTTGCGCTGTTGTTCTTTACGGGCAAATTGGCACAGCTCGACTTGTTCTATTTCCTGATCGTGCAGCTTTATACGGCGTTCATCACTCTCTATGCGGCAATTAGGCGCAACCGGCAGGCTTACTTTATCTTGGCAGGACAGGCTTGTATTGCTGTTGTGTATATTCTTGTCGTACTGGATTCTACAGGGATCTATTCTATTGCCAAAGTATTCAAGTACCCGGCTGAAACAGGTCTGCTCTTGGAAGCCCTGATTTTTTCTATTGCCCTTGCCGACCGTTTGAGACAGCTGCAGAAGCAGAAAAACAGACTCAATGCCCGACTGATCAACCAGCAACGTAGCGAAGAGATACGACTTAAATACCTGATTGAACAACGTACGAGCGAACTGAAGAAGGCTTTAGAAGAAAAGGCGTTGCTTTACAAGGAGATCCATCACCGTGTTAAAAACAATATGCAGCTGATACTCTCTTTCTTAAACCTACAGGGGAATATGACGCAAGAAAAGAGAGTACGCGATCTTTTGCAGGTCTCTCAGAGCCGTATAAAAGCGATGAGCCATCTGCATGAGCTGCTTTATATGCAGGAAAATATGACGCATATCGATGCACAAACTTATTTCGAACGGATCATCGCAGACCTGAAAAACGTGCTACAGGCTTCAGGAAAAGATATTACCGTTACCTACAGCATCGAGACCACTATTCCATTGCAGCAGGCAATCTATTGCGGTCTTATTCTCAATGAGCTGGTTTCCAACAGTATGAAACATGCATTTGATGGAAATAAAGGCAAAATAGATATCAGTCTAAAACGCGAAGGTGACTTGTATACGCTGATCGTTAAAGACAATGGAAAAGGGAATACAGCCAGAAGTTCCAGTACGTCGCTGGGGCTAAAGATTGTTGATATTTTGGTGACGCTGCAACTTAAAGGAAGTATCGATACCCAAAGCCGAAAGGGTGTGACCCATACTATTATCTGGAAAAGCAATGAATGA
- a CDS encoding class I SAM-dependent methyltransferase, translated as MAKTAEGVEKSAADAFRKEHWENLFRSKTYTDVLWHQTTPAKSLAQIERFAQPDDAIIDVGCGASLLVDNLIAKGYRDLCLLDASEASLQIVRDRLASDADIPVYVCSDIVNLNPQKQFRVWHDRAMFHFLQDATERRQYFEIMHASLLPGGTAVINTFAADGETECAGLSTIRYDRERMAAELPVGLQLIEAEDFVHTTPKNTAQNYAAFYIRKTC; from the coding sequence ATGGCGAAGACGGCAGAAGGCGTAGAAAAAAGTGCGGCAGACGCGTTTCGCAAGGAACACTGGGAGAACCTTTTCAGGTCAAAAACCTATACCGATGTCTTATGGCATCAAACCACGCCTGCCAAATCCCTAGCGCAGATAGAGCGATTTGCACAACCGGATGACGCAATCATCGATGTGGGCTGCGGAGCCTCCTTGCTGGTCGACAATCTTATCGCGAAAGGGTATCGCGACCTCTGTCTGTTGGATGCCTCCGAAGCGTCGCTGCAGATCGTGCGGGATCGGCTGGCGTCGGATGCGGACATCCCCGTCTATGTCTGTTCGGATATCGTCAATCTTAACCCTCAGAAGCAGTTCCGGGTTTGGCATGACAGGGCGATGTTCCACTTCCTGCAGGATGCGACAGAGCGCCGTCAATATTTTGAAATAATGCATGCCTCCCTGCTGCCCGGCGGCACCGCCGTTATCAACACCTTTGCCGCTGACGGGGAAACCGAATGTGCCGGTTTGAGTACGATACGCTATGATCGGGAAAGGATGGCGGCGGAACTCCCTGTAGGTCTGCAGCTTATCGAGGCCGAGGATTTTGTCCATACGACGCCGAAGAATACGGCACAAAACTACGCAGCTTTCTATATCAGGAAAACATGCTAA
- a CDS encoding glutaredoxin family protein — MAEKPKSRPQGKKPGGARPAASKAGGKPKPTSQKPVALFTAPGCSWCDKAKKYLKNKGIRFRTIDISKDAKAAKDCMRHGCRGVPVVLIGNRWICGFDQKNIDKELGLS; from the coding sequence ATGGCGGAGAAACCCAAAAGCAGACCGCAGGGGAAAAAGCCGGGAGGTGCCAGGCCTGCCGCTTCAAAAGCCGGCGGCAAGCCGAAGCCCACAAGCCAGAAGCCCGTAGCCCTCTTTACGGCGCCGGGCTGCTCCTGGTGCGATAAGGCCAAGAAGTACCTCAAGAACAAAGGCATCAGGTTCCGCACCATCGACATCTCCAAAGACGCCAAGGCGGCCAAGGACTGCATGCGCCACGGCTGCCGCGGCGTCCCGGTCGTGCTCATCGGCAACCGCTGGATCTGCGGCTTCGACCAGAAGAACATCGACAAAGAGCTGGGGCTCTCCTAA
- a CDS encoding biopolymer transporter ExbD — protein MQRKRFDQINVIPLIDILLVLLVMVVTTATFIKQGILPVELPDAKSADKKEDHKEIDVYVTKDGKYHLDKTPISVAELEKRIAEIPKDQTVVLRSDKDATFQNFVTVMDLLKKYNHEQLYIVTKE, from the coding sequence ATGCAGCGTAAACGCTTTGATCAGATCAACGTCATCCCGCTGATCGACATCCTCCTCGTGCTGCTGGTCATGGTCGTGACGACGGCGACATTCATCAAGCAGGGGATTCTGCCCGTGGAACTCCCCGATGCCAAGTCCGCGGACAAGAAAGAGGACCACAAAGAGATCGACGTCTACGTCACCAAGGACGGGAAGTACCACCTCGATAAGACGCCGATCAGCGTCGCGGAGCTGGAAAAGCGCATTGCGGAGATCCCCAAGGACCAGACGGTGGTGCTGCGCAGTGACAAGGACGCGACCTTTCAGAACTTCGTGACGGTCATGGACCTGCTCAAGAAGTACAACCACGAGCAGCTCTATATCGTGACGAAAGAGTAG
- the exbB gene encoding TonB-system energizer ExbB produces MQGNWLELAEQLLDYGVMGTLLVMSVIALWLFIERLMYYRGVDVNSYESKELLELDLSDNLSTISAIGANAPYVGLLGTILGIMITFYGLGEIGAVDTKKVMTGLALALKATGFGILVAIPSIVFYTALLRKMERLLTYWDVNTQKGNQRDAA; encoded by the coding sequence ATGCAGGGTAATTGGTTGGAGTTGGCAGAACAGTTGTTGGACTATGGAGTCATGGGGACATTGCTGGTGATGAGTGTGATCGCTCTGTGGCTTTTTATTGAGCGGCTGATGTATTACAGAGGCGTCGACGTCAACTCCTATGAGAGCAAAGAGCTGCTGGAGCTTGATCTGAGCGACAATCTCTCGACGATTTCGGCGATCGGTGCCAATGCGCCCTATGTCGGGCTGCTGGGAACGATCCTGGGGATCATGATCACCTTCTACGGTCTCGGCGAGATCGGCGCGGTCGATACGAAAAAAGTCATGACGGGGCTGGCGCTGGCGCTGAAGGCGACCGGTTTCGGTATCCTTGTCGCGATCCCTTCCATCGTCTTCTATACGGCGCTGCTGCGCAAGATGGAACGGCTGCTCACCTACTGGGACGTCAACACGCAAAAAGGGAATCAGCGGGATGCAGCGTAA
- a CDS encoding sensor histidine kinase — translation MFRNFFLAIAFFYVVSVLTIVAGVFVLQLQFGIFSIVSLLFIALPFALLLGWMFSKIAIEPLISHFETLERFSKETLHELNIPVSTIKTNAQMLEKGCTDEKARKRIGRIASACELLEARYDELDYLIKSQMQKERIDTVAVAPLLQERCEALQEIYPGTKLACDLEPISLKLDRMGLIKVVDNLIDNAVKNSPKGTTISLSLKAKRLEIRDEGRGMDEVELFKVFDRYYQSDDSLPGYGIGLDLVKRYCDRHKIGLSIDSSPGQGTTVTLNLAEVAEDAG, via the coding sequence TTGTTTCGTAACTTTTTCCTGGCGATCGCCTTCTTCTATGTCGTCTCGGTGCTGACAATAGTCGCCGGGGTCTTTGTTCTCCAACTGCAGTTCGGGATCTTTTCCATTGTCTCGCTGCTCTTCATCGCCTTGCCCTTTGCCCTGCTGCTGGGGTGGATGTTCTCCAAGATCGCGATCGAGCCTCTTATCAGCCACTTTGAAACCCTGGAACGCTTTTCCAAGGAGACGCTGCACGAGTTGAACATCCCTGTCAGTACGATCAAGACGAACGCCCAGATGCTCGAGAAGGGGTGCACAGATGAGAAGGCGCGCAAGCGGATCGGCCGGATCGCTTCGGCCTGCGAACTCCTCGAAGCCCGCTACGACGAACTGGACTACCTGATCAAAAGCCAGATGCAGAAGGAGCGGATCGACACCGTCGCGGTCGCCCCGCTTTTGCAGGAGCGCTGCGAGGCGCTGCAGGAGATCTACCCCGGCACTAAGCTGGCGTGCGATTTAGAGCCCATTAGTCTGAAACTCGATAGAATGGGCCTCATTAAAGTCGTGGACAACCTGATCGACAATGCGGTCAAGAACTCCCCCAAAGGGACGACAATCAGCCTGAGTTTGAAGGCCAAGCGCCTGGAGATCCGGGACGAGGGTCGCGGCATGGACGAGGTCGAACTTTTCAAGGTGTTCGACCGTTACTATCAGAGCGACGACTCCCTTCCCGGATACGGGATCGGGCTCGATCTCGTCAAACGCTACTGCGACCGGCACAAGATCGGGCTCAGTATCGATTCGTCGCCGGGGCAGGGGACGACGGTAACACTTAATTTAGCGGAGGTAGCAGAAGATGCAGGGTAA
- a CDS encoding response regulator transcription factor: MTTASILLLEDDLLLGETLGDLLEDEGYRVRWCRNGQEALDVTFGESFDLYLLDINVPQVDGLTLLSELRSASDTTPTIFLTSHKEKEKRKDGFTAGADDYITKPFDNDELLWRITALLRRSGRLEGLCNGRLCHDAEHHTVLFDGDPLELTRKEYDLLTLLMRHCNKTVTKGMIEEVLWSAGEAGSEGAVRVYINRIKQLIGAEMIENIRGVGYRLVS; the protein is encoded by the coding sequence ATGACGACGGCCAGCATCCTCCTGCTTGAAGACGATCTGCTGCTGGGCGAAACGCTCGGTGATCTGCTGGAGGATGAGGGGTACCGTGTACGCTGGTGCCGCAACGGCCAGGAAGCACTCGATGTGACGTTCGGGGAGAGTTTCGACCTCTACCTCCTTGATATCAATGTCCCGCAGGTTGACGGGCTGACGCTGCTCTCCGAACTGCGTTCCGCGTCCGATACGACGCCAACAATCTTCCTGACATCCCACAAAGAAAAAGAGAAACGCAAAGACGGTTTTACAGCCGGGGCGGACGACTACATCACAAAACCCTTTGACAACGATGAGCTGCTGTGGCGGATCACGGCGCTGCTGCGCCGAAGCGGCCGCCTCGAGGGGCTTTGCAACGGGCGTCTCTGTCATGATGCGGAACATCATACCGTCCTCTTTGACGGCGATCCTCTGGAGTTGACGCGCAAAGAGTACGACCTGCTGACCCTTCTGATGCGTCATTGCAACAAGACCGTCACGAAGGGGATGATCGAGGAGGTGCTTTGGAGCGCCGGCGAAGCGGGGAGTGAAGGGGCAGTACGCGTCTACATCAACCGGATCAAACAGCTGATCGGCGCGGAGATGATCGAAAATATTCGCGGGGTGGGGTATCGCCTTGTTTCGTAA
- the pyrC gene encoding dihydroorotase, with protein sequence MKTHTLLMPLDMHLHLRDGVMLETVAPLSAYSFSGAVVMPNLVPPVTTKEDVHAYKERIFTALGTPLSDEDDLFETTNADYFEPMMTLFYQHYERDFLEEVRDDIFAIKLYPAGITTNSEGGVSSFDLDAMRPTLEAMAALEIPLLIHGETDGFVMDREAEFMSIYEMLASNFPDLKIVMEHITTKAAVDMLDKYPNLYATITLHHLLITLDDVAGGLMRPHLFCKPIAKRPEDREALLEVALEAHPKVMFGSDSAPHPQHKKEACGCAAGVFTAPIALQALCELFDQYGKLENLQAFISDNAQSVYGICPEFKEVTLSDTPFTVPAKYGDVVPMFAGETLGWSIEDVL encoded by the coding sequence ATGAAAACACATACGCTTTTAATGCCACTGGACATGCACCTCCACCTCCGTGACGGGGTAATGCTTGAGACGGTCGCCCCGCTCAGCGCCTACAGCTTCAGCGGGGCGGTCGTTATGCCGAACCTCGTCCCGCCGGTCACGACAAAAGAGGATGTTCATGCCTACAAAGAGCGTATTTTCACAGCCCTCGGAACGCCGCTGAGCGACGAGGACGATCTGTTTGAAACGACAAATGCGGACTATTTCGAGCCGATGATGACCCTTTTCTACCAGCATTATGAGCGCGATTTCCTCGAGGAGGTGCGCGACGACATCTTCGCCATCAAGCTCTATCCTGCCGGGATCACGACGAACTCCGAAGGTGGGGTCAGCAGTTTCGACCTTGACGCCATGCGTCCGACCCTCGAGGCGATGGCAGCCCTGGAGATCCCGTTGCTGATCCACGGCGAGACCGACGGTTTTGTCATGGACCGCGAAGCGGAGTTTATGAGTATTTACGAGATGCTCGCCTCCAACTTCCCCGACCTCAAAATCGTGATGGAACACATTACGACCAAGGCGGCAGTCGATATGCTGGACAAATATCCCAACCTCTACGCGACGATCACCCTGCATCACCTCCTCATCACCCTCGATGACGTGGCCGGCGGCCTGATGCGGCCACACCTCTTTTGCAAACCGATTGCCAAGCGCCCCGAAGACCGCGAGGCGTTGCTTGAAGTGGCGCTTGAGGCGCATCCGAAGGTGATGTTTGGCTCCGACTCCGCACCGCACCCCCAGCATAAAAAGGAGGCCTGCGGCTGTGCCGCCGGCGTCTTTACGGCTCCCATCGCGCTGCAGGCGCTGTGCGAGCTCTTCGACCAATACGGGAAACTGGAGAACCTGCAGGCCTTTATCAGCGACAATGCCCAGAGCGTCTACGGCATCTGCCCCGAGTTCAAAGAGGTGACCCTCTCCGACACCCCCTTCACCGTACCGGCCAAATACGGCGACGTCGTTCCGATGTTCGCCGGCGAAACGCTTGGCTGGAGTATCGAAGACGTGCTATGA
- a CDS encoding energy transducer TonB yields the protein MARSPQAFLVSLSLHLMIGILLLIVVLPKIPLSVSAEAPHYCLSLSRVAPTLPPKKSEQAVSPAPAAAKSAPVRKREPEKVVKRREVVKPAVVMKAPAVKPVPVVEAEPEVEPAPVIAETVPDTPAEVMEEAEPVAAAEGESTAEAPAAAQTGAADSAAQQSSESYMNEHLAIIAQLLQRHLYYPRMARKRHIEGEVIASFRVETDGTVHDVSVTRHARAILDRAAIRTITSLSGRLPHPKHALSLQVPIRFVLK from the coding sequence ATGGCACGTTCCCCGCAGGCATTTCTGGTTTCACTGTCGCTGCACCTGATGATCGGTATTCTGTTGCTGATCGTCGTACTGCCGAAAATTCCGCTGTCGGTTTCGGCGGAGGCCCCGCACTACTGTCTTTCGCTCTCACGGGTGGCGCCGACACTGCCACCGAAGAAGAGTGAGCAGGCAGTGTCGCCGGCGCCAGCTGCTGCAAAGTCTGCCCCAGTTCGGAAGAGAGAGCCGGAGAAGGTTGTAAAGCGCAGGGAGGTCGTCAAGCCTGCAGTCGTCATGAAAGCCCCCGCGGTCAAACCGGTACCGGTCGTCGAAGCAGAGCCGGAGGTGGAACCGGCACCGGTCATTGCAGAGACAGTGCCCGATACCCCGGCGGAAGTGATGGAGGAAGCCGAGCCTGTCGCGGCGGCCGAAGGAGAAAGCACGGCCGAAGCGCCCGCTGCGGCGCAGACCGGAGCAGCGGATAGTGCTGCGCAGCAGAGCAGCGAGAGTTACATGAATGAACACCTGGCGATCATTGCGCAGCTGCTGCAGCGCCACCTCTATTACCCGCGGATGGCGCGCAAACGCCATATCGAAGGGGAGGTCATCGCCAGCTTCAGGGTTGAAACGGACGGCACGGTCCATGATGTCTCGGTCACGCGGCATGCCCGCGCCATTCTGGACCGGGCCGCCATCCGTACGATTACGTCGCTTTCGGGCCGTTTGCCGCACCCGAAGCACGCGCTGTCACTGCAAGTCCCGATCCGCTTTGTGCTCAAATAA
- a CDS encoding tyrosine-protein phosphatase: protein MYERLKRLIRPEQKNSEPLTTDLHSHLVPGIDDGAKDLETSLSLVRSLYDLGYRRLITTPHIMMHRFPNSRDTILRGLDTLRTAVDAEGIPVSIDAASEYYVDEHFRELIDKEELLTFGENEVLFELSYVIPPIDLETIVFELQSHGYQPVLAHPERYLYMHKDEEAYARLKEKGVRFQVNINSLGGYYSKPVQKAARRLMDNGWISYLGSDTHHRRHIDALTKTLHADVVAKVQRNNTLRNNTL, encoded by the coding sequence ATGTACGAGAGACTGAAACGCCTGATACGGCCCGAACAAAAGAACTCAGAACCGCTGACGACCGACCTGCATTCCCACCTTGTTCCCGGCATCGACGACGGGGCCAAAGACCTTGAAACATCGCTGAGCCTCGTGCGTTCCCTCTACGACCTGGGGTATCGCCGCCTGATCACGACCCCGCATATCATGATGCACCGCTTTCCCAACTCCCGCGACACGATCCTGCGAGGGCTGGACACGCTCCGCACTGCAGTCGATGCCGAAGGTATCCCCGTGAGCATCGACGCGGCCTCCGAGTACTATGTCGATGAACACTTCCGTGAACTGATCGACAAAGAGGAGCTGCTCACCTTCGGCGAGAATGAAGTGCTTTTCGAGCTCTCCTATGTGATCCCCCCCATCGACCTGGAGACCATCGTTTTCGAGCTCCAGAGCCACGGTTACCAGCCCGTGCTCGCCCACCCCGAGCGCTATCTCTATATGCACAAAGATGAAGAGGCCTACGCCCGCCTCAAGGAGAAGGGCGTCCGCTTCCAGGTCAATATCAACTCCCTGGGAGGATACTACTCCAAACCGGTACAGAAAGCCGCCCGCCGTCTGATGGACAACGGGTGGATCAGCTACCTGGGATCCGACACGCACCACCGGCGCCATATCGACGCCCTGACCAAAACACTGCATGCCGACGTTGTCGCCAAGGTGCAGCGCAACAATACCCTCCGCAACAACACCCTCTAG
- a CDS encoding GumC family protein, translated as MTTIEEDEIDLKALFATIWRRKIAVMTFTVVIAFVAAVFAYITPNVYRVNTMIEVQEESNKFGNGLGNMDIMSQAFGISGVNLDNEQLVIKSRFLLQKALGYLDIGTRYFTVKHFRESELYKNAPFIVTTTFIDEDAYGVRIKLIPIDQDRFELKIDPPSMLNPRVILREIGLLPPPEHAPVVYEGTHRYGEMITSPWFKLKVNRITELTEDEYSFSVTPNQEMWEMLQENLTTSLASKMGSIMIISYEDNVPLRAQEIANAVTRAYLDQEIESKTAEADHTLAFIDDQLNAINKALQSSQKNLERFKQSNIVVDISQKASITTDKLSEYESKLQELDIQESVLSNLQQYMLNNADISGIALGSAGFANQDLVAMISDLKEKMVQRKTLLVEYTELHPDVIKLSESISSMRKSILFTIDSSLKVIQQQKDALTKIVNDYKRSLEALPGQEQKLVNLTRTTMVNEKIYSFLLEKRAETAILRSSTVSKTRIIDSALLPKSDEQVKPKRALIAMVGLILGFILGIFYAFVREFLDNTVKSQEDIQRLTSIPVYGMIPTVKGKKFNSIFYEAFRALRTNLEFMRSDSAHKTVVVTSTVSGEGKTTVSANLAAIYAKSGKKVVVLDLDMRRAKLSEYFDLRNDKGLSTLLSHRHNLDEIIQHSEQDGVDVIAAGPVPPNPSELIMSDYAKEMMETLRERYDYIILDTPPVGLVTDAAILMHQADVSLLVTRFGYSKKEFVRGLDRLVQEHKIDHVGIIFNGVDIEKNYGYGYGYGYKYGGDKYYT; from the coding sequence ATATTATGTCGCAGGCCTTTGGGATAAGCGGCGTTAACCTCGATAATGAACAGCTAGTGATCAAATCGCGTTTTTTGCTGCAAAAAGCGCTGGGTTACCTTGATATCGGCACCCGGTACTTTACGGTCAAGCATTTCCGTGAATCTGAGCTTTACAAAAATGCGCCTTTTATCGTCACGACAACCTTTATCGATGAGGACGCCTACGGGGTCCGAATCAAGCTGATTCCGATAGATCAGGATCGTTTCGAACTGAAAATCGATCCACCATCGATGCTCAACCCTCGGGTGATTCTGCGTGAAATCGGTCTCTTGCCGCCACCGGAGCATGCGCCTGTCGTTTATGAGGGGACGCATCGATACGGCGAGATGATCACGTCGCCGTGGTTTAAACTCAAGGTGAACCGTATTACGGAGCTGACAGAAGATGAATACAGCTTCAGTGTCACGCCGAACCAAGAGATGTGGGAAATGCTCCAGGAGAACCTGACGACATCCCTGGCATCCAAAATGGGCTCGATCATGATCATTTCGTATGAGGATAACGTCCCGCTGCGTGCCCAGGAGATCGCCAATGCGGTGACGCGGGCTTACCTCGATCAGGAGATTGAAAGCAAAACGGCCGAGGCGGACCATACCCTCGCTTTCATCGACGACCAGCTCAATGCCATCAACAAAGCGCTGCAATCATCGCAAAAGAATCTGGAGCGTTTCAAGCAGAGTAACATCGTTGTCGATATTTCGCAAAAAGCATCGATCACGACGGATAAATTGAGCGAATACGAAAGCAAACTCCAGGAACTCGATATTCAGGAGAGCGTTCTCTCCAACTTGCAGCAGTATATGCTGAACAATGCGGATATCTCAGGAATTGCACTGGGATCGGCTGGCTTTGCCAATCAGGACCTTGTGGCGATGATCTCGGACCTCAAAGAGAAAATGGTACAGCGCAAAACCCTCTTGGTCGAATATACGGAGCTGCACCCCGATGTCATTAAGCTCTCCGAGTCCATCAGTTCAATGCGCAAATCGATCCTCTTCACCATCGACAGCTCTTTGAAGGTGATCCAGCAGCAAAAAGATGCCTTGACCAAGATTGTTAATGATTACAAGCGGTCGCTCGAAGCGCTGCCCGGACAGGAGCAGAAACTCGTCAACCTGACCCGGACAACGATGGTCAATGAGAAGATCTACAGCTTCTTGCTGGAAAAACGGGCCGAAACGGCGATCCTGCGCTCTTCGACGGTCTCCAAAACACGGATCATCGATTCGGCCCTGCTGCCGAAATCGGATGAACAGGTCAAACCGAAGCGCGCGCTTATTGCAATGGTCGGGCTGATTCTCGGCTTTATCCTCGGAATTTTCTACGCCTTCGTGCGTGAATTCCTTGACAACACGGTCAAAAGCCAGGAGGACATTCAACGTCTGACGAGTATCCCTGTATACGGAATGATCCCGACGGTCAAGGGGAAGAAGTTCAATTCGATCTTTTACGAAGCGTTCCGGGCCCTGCGTACCAATTTGGAGTTTATGCGCAGTGACAGTGCACACAAAACGGTCGTCGTTACCTCGACCGTTTCGGGGGAGGGGAAGACGACGGTCTCCGCGAACCTGGCGGCGATCTATGCAAAGAGCGGGAAAAAAGTCGTCGTGCTCGATCTCGATATGCGCCGGGCGAAACTGAGCGAATATTTCGATCTAAGGAACGACAAAGGGCTAAGCACCCTGCTGAGTCACCGTCATAACCTGGATGAAATTATTCAGCACTCCGAGCAGGATGGTGTGGACGTGATTGCCGCCGGTCCGGTCCCGCCCAACCCGTCGGAGCTGATTATGTCCGACTATGCCAAAGAGATGATGGAGACGCTGCGCGAACGCTACGATTACATCATCTTGGATACCCCACCGGTCGGCCTCGTGACGGATGCGGCGATCCTGATGCACCAGGCGGATGTGTCTTTGCTGGTGACACGCTTCGGCTATTCGAAAAAAGAGTTTGTCCGGGGGCTGGACCGTCTGGTGCAGGAGCACAAGATTGATCATGTCGGTATCATCTTCAACGGCGTAGATATTGAGAAAAACTACGGTTACGGCTACGGCTACGGCTACAAGTACGGCGGCGACAAGTACTATACGTAA